The Mycoplasmopsis caviae sequence TTGATTCAATCAATAAAGGTAAAAATCCAAAGTATTTTAGCAATACTTTATTTAATAATGCTTTTAATGTTAAAGCCACACTTGATTTAAAAGAAGCCTTATGTGATTTTGACTATTTACTTTTGGCTGTGCCTTCAAGTGCAATAGTTTCAGTTTTGAATCAAATCAAGAAAATAATTGGCAAAAAGAAAATTAATGTAATTAATGTTGCAAAAGGTATCGATGATGAATCAAAACAATTTTTCTCAGAAGTTTTAGTAAATCAATTTTCAGATAATCTAAAAAATTATTGTACCTTAATTGGTCCATCATTTGCAACTGAAGTTTTTGAAAATGTTTTAACAATGATCAATGTTGTAGGACCGAAAGTAAGTTATCTAAAAGAAATGTTGAAGTTGTTTAATAATGATACATTCAGACTTGTGCTTAATGAAAACGAACATGGTTCAGAGTTGTTTGCGGCACTAAAAAATGTTTTAGCAATTGGGATTGGTATGCTTGATTATTCACTTCCTTATCGTAATACAATGGCTGCTTTGCTTTCAATTGGCGTTAAAGAAATTCATATGGTTTACAAAGCAATTTTTCCTAATTCAAATGACAATATGGGTTTTGAGTTAGCAGGTATTGGCGATATATTTTTAACTTGTTCAAGTCCAAAAAGCCGTAACTTTTCTTTTGGTCGACAAGTTGCAGAATTTGGTCTTGAAGCAACACTAAAAGTCAATAATAAAACAATAGAAGGTTATCACGCAGCTAAAATTTTAGACAAAATACTAAGAAAAAATAAGGATTTAAAAACCGTGTTTTTAAGAAGTATTATTGATATTCTTCACAGAGGCAAAAAACCTGAACTTCTCCTCGATTTTGTCAAAACATATAACTAAAAATAGGTACTTTTGGTCAATTTTTATCCACAGCCATAGTTCATTTTTTTTATTTATTTAAAAAAATAATAGTTGTATAATTAATATGGTCGTTTTTGTTATATAATAGATTGCAGATGACACCATAGCCAAACGGCCAAGGCATGAGTCTGCAAAACTTTGATTACGGGTTCGAGTCCCGTTGGTGTCTCCATTTTGTACCCATAGCTCAACTGGACAGAGTGTCAGGTTACGGCCCTGAAGGTTGCGGGTTCGACTCCTGCTGGGTACGCCATTTCATTAAATTGACCAAAGTAGCTTAGGCTACTTTTATTTTTAAATTTTTATTCATTTTCCCTAAGTTAATGAACGAAATACTTACGTATCAAAAACTACATCAACCAATGATTATTCATCAATTGAGTTCAATATTTATTTTTAAACTTATTGTATATTCAACCAAGTAGTAGAGCAAATTATCTATTAAATAATACATTCAATTTAGCATTGCAGGACTCCATCAAAACAGTGTTGAAGCAATGTGGTAGACTTGAAAAATTGGGGCCATAATAATTCCTAATAGTAGCCCGAAATAGTTTCAATATTCACTTATGTAGAGCAGTAGCGGAACATTAAATAAATAGATTAGTGATGCCAGCATTAGCGTTTTTATAAAAGCATTATTTTTTTTGTTAGTAATTAATGGAACTAATAGCATTATTGCGAAAGTTGATGAAAAACTTAATATAAATGACATTGAAAATAAATAGTTATTCTTAATTAGAAATAAAATTAGAATAGCAATTATTAAGCCATCATATTTTTTAAACTTACCATTATTACTAAAAGGATTTTTTGAATTTTTGACCACTTGCATAATGTAAGCTCGCAGTGCTGATATTGGGTTAGAAAGCAAGGTTAAATAGTAGAAAATTAAAGCAAAAGCAATGTATTTGCTTTTAAGTTTAATTTTATCTAGAGGTTTTAATATTTTTAAAACCAAATAAAAGAGTAAGTCGAAGTGTAAACCTGAAATGACAATTAAGTGAACGATATTTAACCTGTTAACTTTTTCTAAGACTAACTCCCTTGAATCATATGAACCAAAGACAAGGAGTCTTCAATAAGAATCAAAGAGTTGACCATTATTTTTTGAATAGTTAATTATTGATTGTTCAATTGAATAATTTGCCTTATTTACAGTTAAAATGGTTGCTTTCTTTAATAAATAATTTATGTTATTTTGCAAGTAAAATGTTGCAATTTTACTCGAGTTAATTTCAACTGAATTTAATTCACCTTGGATTTCAATATTGTCTCCTAGACTTAGGGGTGTAGCATTTTTTAGCCCACTTGTATAAACTAGTATATTATTGTTATCATTTGAAATAACTAAATATTTTTCACTTAATGCACTTATTGATCCTCCAATTTTATAAAAACCTTTTTCATAATAAATTTTGCTTTTACTTAGGCTATAACTTAAATATAGACACAATACAATTGATGCTAATATTAAGAATTTAGGCTTTATTAATGCAATAGTTAAAATGTGAATTATAAATAAAATAACTCAAAAGATTTTACTTTCATAAGCATTAATAATTAAGTGCAATAATACAGGTGATAGAATAACAAAAAGCCAAAAACTTACAGAATTAAAATTGTTTTCAATTTCTCTAAGGTTAACTTGCCAATTCCTGATATATTTTTTAAATCGTTTCATGTAATATTGTTTTTTTCGTGTCTTAAATTAAGTATTTTAACTGCAATTGATTTCTTGATTTCAAAATCCATAAGAAGCTTCAAGTGATCATTATTTAAATTACTTCATTTTAGAAATGGCAGATTTGACTTTTTGTATGGAATGTAAATATTAAGATTTTCTTTTATTTCTTGTCTTAGATTGAAATTACTCAAATCTGCGTTTTCATAGACTTTTGCTATATTTAATAATTGTCTCAATGTTAATGGTTTATCAAAATAATAACTTTTAGCAAAAACTACAGCACCGGAAAGTTTAATGCTAAATTTTGCTTCATTTTTATGTTCGCTGTCATCAATTTTTGCTACTTTTGTTTTTTGAATATTAAAAGCAATTGTACTTGTTGAAATTACAATTGTTCCTGCTAGTATTGTTCCTAATATCATCTTTTTATATTTCATTCCACTTTATACTTTTTGTTTATTTTTCTATTTTTTTAATTTAGGAAAAACTTGGTATTTTTGGTCAATTTTTCCCAAATTTTTCCAACCTTAAAGCATTATGATAATAAAAAGGTAAGTTAAATTTTGAGGTATTTTATGCAAAAAAATAGAGGAATGTTACTTGAAAAAATAATCAACAAAACTATTGAATATTATTCAAAAAATAAGTTGGCCTACATTGAAAAGAAATCATTGCCAGTTAAATTCAAAAAAGTAAATAATGAACATCTTAAACTTGAAGAAGCATTTATTTTAAAGAGAAGTACAGTTGATTATATAGGCTGCTATAAAGGTTTCTTTGTGGCTTTTGAAGCTAAAAGTACAAATGAAAAGAGGTTACCAGCAAATAATATTGCAAGCCACCAAATTAAGTATTTGCTTGATATTGAAAGCAATCATGGACTTGCGTTCTTTATAGTGTTTTTTAGCTTTTGTGATGAATTTTATATTGTTAAAGCCAGTGAATTATTTAGCCATATGAACAAATCTATATCATATGAAGAAATAAAAAACATAGGTTTTAAAATCGAGTTAACCTATCCTGGAATAATCGATTTCTTACCCTATGTTCAAAATTTTTATTAGTTATCAATATTAGAAGTTTACGATTTCTCTTAAATATTTAGAAGGTGTGAATTTTACAACACGTTTTTCTGGAACTTGAATTGGTTCATTTGTGAAAGGATTAATTGTTTCACGTCCTCTTCTAATTTTTGTTTCAAATGTTCCTAAATCTGAAAGTTGAACTTTGTCTTCAGCAATAAGTTGTTCTTTTAAAACGAATAAGAAAGAATCAAAATATTTGTCTGCAACTCTTACAGGAACTTCCAACATATCAGCAACCTTTTGAATAAATTCTTTTTTAGTCATACTTTCCTTTCTTGACTTTGTTATACAATAATGATACTATATTTTTTAATAGTTTGTAATTTTTTTGCTTATTTATAGTGCAATAGGGAAAAAGTGAAAAAATCAAAAGTAATTACTTTTGATAAATAGTGATGCATTTTAGCCATAAATCTTAATAAAAAAATGGCCAAGTAGTAAGCCATTATTTTAATTATCTTCAACCTTTTCACGATATGGAATAACGTGAACGTGAGTGTGGAAAATTGTTTGGTCAGCAGCTTCACCGGTGTTAATTAATATTTTAAAACCAGGTATTTTTTTATCTAGCACTTGTTCTTTTCCAAGTTTGCGAGCCATATTTATCAGATATGCAGCAGTTTCATCATCCGCTTCTGTAATATTTCTACTGTGTTTTTTAGGAACCACTAAAAAGTGTCCAGGTTGAATAGGAAATTTATCATAGAAAGCAATGCATATATCATCTTCATAGATAATATTTGCTTCTGCTTTTTTATCAATAATTAATTGAAAAATATTTTGCATAATTCTCCTTTAATTATTTTTTGGTTTCGTCAAGACCATCAACAAATTTTTCACCTTTAAGAATTTCTTTTAAGGTTTCATTTTCTATCTTTAATTTGTAACCTAATTTAATAAATGCTTGTTCAGCTGTATCAACTAATGAAGAGTCTTTAAGTGTAAACAATAAACTTATTTTCTTAAGATACTTTTCATATTTAGTACCTTTGAAAGAAAGCAATTTAACTTTTTCTGTCTTCTTTTCA is a genomic window containing:
- a CDS encoding MAG0490 family ComEA-like DNA-binding protein; translation: MKYKKMILGTILAGTIVISTSTIAFNIQKTKVAKIDDSEHKNEAKFSIKLSGAVVFAKSYYFDKPLTLRQLLNIAKVYENADLSNFNLRQEIKENLNIYIPYKKSNLPFLKWSNLNNDHLKLLMDFEIKKSIAVKILNLRHEKNNITWNDLKNISGIGKLTLEKLKTILIL
- a CDS encoding NAD(P)H-dependent glycerol-3-phosphate dehydrogenase, with the translated sequence MKKVTIIGTGAWASALATVLTKNNNKVLMWGIDQFEVDSINKGKNPKYFSNTLFNNAFNVKATLDLKEALCDFDYLLLAVPSSAIVSVLNQIKKIIGKKKINVINVAKGIDDESKQFFSEVLVNQFSDNLKNYCTLIGPSFATEVFENVLTMINVVGPKVSYLKEMLKLFNNDTFRLVLNENEHGSELFAALKNVLAIGIGMLDYSLPYRNTMAALLSIGVKEIHMVYKAIFPNSNDNMGFELAGIGDIFLTCSSPKSRNFSFGRQVAEFGLEATLKVNNKTIEGYHAAKILDKILRKNKDLKTVFLRSIIDILHRGKKPELLLDFVKTYN
- the hinT gene encoding histidine triad protein HinT, translated to MQNIFQLIIDKKAEANIIYEDDICIAFYDKFPIQPGHFLVVPKKHSRNITEADDETAAYLINMARKLGKEQVLDKKIPGFKILINTGEAADQTIFHTHVHVIPYREKVEDN
- a CDS encoding HU family DNA-binding protein, which codes for MTKKEFIQKVADMLEVPVRVADKYFDSFLFVLKEQLIAEDKVQLSDLGTFETKIRRGRETINPFTNEPIQVPEKRVVKFTPSKYLREIVNF
- the recU gene encoding Holliday junction resolvase RecU, with the translated sequence MQKNRGMLLEKIINKTIEYYSKNKLAYIEKKSLPVKFKKVNNEHLKLEEAFILKRSTVDYIGCYKGFFVAFEAKSTNEKRLPANNIASHQIKYLLDIESNHGLAFFIVFFSFCDEFYIVKASELFSHMNKSISYEEIKNIGFKIELTYPGIIDFLPYVQNFY
- a CDS encoding MAG0480 family ComEC-like protein, whose protein sequence is MKRFKKYIRNWQVNLREIENNFNSVSFWLFVILSPVLLHLIINAYESKIFWVILFIIHILTIALIKPKFLILASIVLCLYLSYSLSKSKIYYEKGFYKIGGSISALSEKYLVISNDNNNILVYTSGLKNATPLSLGDNIEIQGELNSVEINSSKIATFYLQNNINYLLKKATILTVNKANYSIEQSIINYSKNNGQLFDSYWRLLVFGSYDSRELVLEKVNRLNIVHLIVISGLHFDLLFYLVLKILKPLDKIKLKSKYIAFALIFYYLTLLSNPISALRAYIMQVVKNSKNPFSNNGKFKKYDGLIIAILILFLIKNNYLFSMSFILSFSSTFAIMLLVPLITNKKNNAFIKTLMLASLIYLFNVPLLLYISEYWNYFGLLLGIIMAPIFQVYHIASTLFWWSPAMLNWMYYLIDNLLYYLVEYTISLKINIELNWWIIIGWCSFWYVSISFINLGKMNKNLKIKVA